Proteins encoded together in one Chryseobacterium sp. G0201 window:
- a CDS encoding DUF1573 domain-containing protein: MKKLIAGIALFGTFALASAQTITFDKTTFDYGTVKPSSDGIRFFTVTNTGDKPLVLSNVKASCGCTTPEFSTDPIMPGKSAKIKVGYNTAINGGFNKMIEVFSNDPANSRSVIYIKGTVDANAPDVVVTPAKMETPADAKAAKKAAKAAKKVAAAK; this comes from the coding sequence ATGAAAAAATTAATTGCAGGAATTGCACTATTTGGAACATTTGCTCTTGCATCTGCACAGACTATCACTTTTGATAAAACTACTTTTGACTACGGTACTGTAAAGCCTAGTTCTGACGGTATTAGATTCTTTACTGTAACGAACACTGGTGATAAGCCTCTTGTTCTTTCTAATGTAAAAGCTTCTTGCGGATGTACAACTCCTGAGTTCAGCACTGATCCTATTATGCCAGGAAAATCTGCTAAAATCAAAGTTGGATACAACACAGCGATCAACGGAGGATTCAACAAAATGATTGAAGTTTTCTCTAACGACCCTGCAAATAGCAGAAGTGTAATCTACATCAAAGGAACAGTTGATGCTAATGCACCTGATGTTGTAGTAACTCCGGCTAAAATGGAAACTCCAGCTGATGCTAAGGCTGCTAAGAAAGCTGCTAAAGCTGCAAAAAAAGTAGCTGCTGCGAAGTAA
- a CDS encoding PPK2 family polyphosphate kinase: MDTNFSDDFLVKGKFSIKKTSTEYKGKLTKEEGVQLLIEEKEKLRELQEKLYADGSKSLLVVLQAMDAAGKDSLIEHVFGGVNPQGCNVTSFKTPSSKEYSHDFLWRHYLALPQKGMIGIFNRSHYESVLVCKVHPEYNLSEKTWDSVKDFDDKFWANRYESIRNFEKHLAQNGTTIVKIFLNVSKDEQKKRLIDRIDEQEKNWKFSGADLPERALFDKYMENYETAINETNKDLAPWYVLPADNKWFARVAAIQIIIDTLEKMDLKFPQLSKEDKAGLQEAKKQLESE; the protein is encoded by the coding sequence ATGGACACCAATTTCTCAGACGACTTCCTGGTAAAAGGAAAATTTTCAATAAAAAAAACTTCAACAGAATATAAAGGAAAACTGACTAAAGAAGAGGGAGTACAATTATTAATTGAGGAAAAAGAAAAGCTTCGTGAGCTTCAGGAAAAATTATATGCAGACGGAAGCAAGTCTCTTTTGGTAGTACTTCAGGCAATGGATGCAGCCGGAAAAGACAGCTTAATTGAACATGTTTTCGGGGGAGTGAATCCTCAAGGTTGTAATGTGACAAGCTTTAAAACACCAAGTTCAAAAGAATATTCACATGATTTTTTGTGGAGACATTATTTGGCTCTTCCTCAAAAAGGGATGATCGGGATCTTTAACCGTTCGCATTATGAAAGTGTTTTAGTTTGTAAAGTTCATCCTGAATATAATTTAAGCGAAAAAACATGGGATTCTGTGAAAGATTTTGATGATAAATTCTGGGCAAACAGGTATGAAAGCATCAGAAATTTCGAGAAACATCTTGCTCAAAACGGAACAACCATCGTTAAAATATTTTTAAATGTTTCTAAAGACGAACAAAAGAAAAGACTTATAGACAGAATCGACGAGCAGGAAAAAAACTGGAAATTCTCAGGAGCCGACCTTCCGGAAAGAGCGTTATTTGATAAATACATGGAAAATTATGAAACGGCTATCAACGAAACCAATAAAGATCTAGCGCCTTGGTATGTGCTTCCCGCAGATAATAAATGGTTTGCAAGAGTAGCTGCGATACAGATCATTATCGATACTTTAGAAAAAATGGATTTGAAATTTCCTCAGCTTTCAAAGGAAGACAAAGCAGGTTTGCAAGAAGCGAAAAAGCAATTGGAGAGTGAATAA
- a CDS encoding RNA polymerase sigma factor, with amino-acid sequence MISREKEFAQLIKDNQGLIIKVSRLYTNSLEDEEDLFQEIVLQLWRSYDSFKGNSKISTWMYRVALNTAITLFRKKSKSLPTNELDINHRDFIEDDDDKHQQVSLLYTVIKTLPNVERAIVTMYLDDLPYKDIAENLGITEVNARVKMNRLKKTLKEQMEKYA; translated from the coding sequence TTGATATCCAGAGAAAAAGAATTTGCGCAATTGATAAAAGATAATCAGGGCTTGATTATCAAGGTTTCGCGTCTTTATACGAACTCTCTGGAAGATGAGGAGGATCTTTTCCAGGAGATTGTTTTACAGCTTTGGAGAAGCTATGATTCTTTTAAAGGAAATTCTAAAATTTCTACCTGGATGTATCGTGTAGCCCTGAATACAGCTATTACCCTTTTCAGAAAAAAAAGCAAAAGTCTGCCTACTAATGAATTAGACATCAATCACAGAGATTTTATCGAAGATGATGATGATAAACATCAACAGGTATCACTTTTGTATACAGTAATAAAGACGCTTCCCAATGTGGAAAGAGCGATTGTTACTATGTATCTGGATGATTTGCCTTACAAGGATATTGCAGAAAACCTCGGGATTACCGAAGTAAATGCGCGTGTGAAAATGAACAGATTAAAGAAAACCCTTAAAGAACAGATGGAAAAATATGCCTGA
- a CDS encoding beta-carotene 15,15'-monooxygenase, producing MPEFDLDSFKKTWQEQPVQQKYDNNEILKMLNRKSRNYVKYIFWISVFEFLLFSVMGLFYFFQGEETNGFLNVLEKLGAKKTPEVENNFDNIYLGLKILSLLVTAYFVYKFYQNYRKIKIEENLKGLITRIIKFKKTVNAFILISILLLVAFTSIFTVFVFYALNSQNIEPANSAVTIFVIGITLSTGLCVLLIWLYYRLVYGIIMRKLDKNLKQLKDIDSEQD from the coding sequence ATGCCTGAATTTGATTTAGACAGCTTTAAGAAAACATGGCAGGAACAACCTGTTCAGCAGAAATACGACAATAACGAGATCCTTAAGATGTTGAACAGAAAATCACGTAATTATGTGAAGTATATTTTCTGGATCAGTGTTTTCGAATTTTTACTTTTTTCTGTGATGGGATTATTTTACTTCTTTCAGGGAGAAGAAACTAATGGTTTTTTAAATGTTTTAGAAAAATTAGGGGCAAAAAAAACACCTGAAGTAGAAAATAATTTTGATAATATTTATTTAGGCTTAAAAATATTAAGCTTATTAGTTACAGCTTATTTCGTTTATAAATTTTATCAGAATTACCGTAAGATAAAGATCGAAGAAAACCTGAAAGGTCTCATTACCAGAATTATTAAATTTAAAAAAACCGTTAATGCATTTATTCTGATAAGCATTCTTTTATTGGTTGCATTCACTTCAATTTTCACCGTTTTTGTATTTTATGCTTTAAATTCTCAAAATATTGAGCCTGCTAATTCGGCTGTTACTATTTTCGTCATTGGAATTACCTTGAGTACCGGACTTTGCGTACTGCTGATCTGGCTATACTACAGATTGGTTTACGGAATCATCATGAGGAAGCTCGATAAAAATTTAAAACAATTAAAAGATATTGATTCTGAGCAAGATTAA
- the rpoN gene encoding RNA polymerase factor sigma-54: MLRQHLQLKLGQKLAPQQIQLMKLIQLHTLEFEEELERELEENPALEIAKEESKEDDYASLEDAYENEGTESIETDFDVNDYLYDDEPTYKTASSNYSADDEEFDNESLLTEGQSLYDYLLEQIHLANINEEDVKIAEYIIGNLDTDGYLRREIKAIVDDLAFSQGIYTTKEKVDDVLENYVQKLDPPGVGARGLQECLLLQIEKKVSSDKAVSLAANILRHQFDALTNKHYNKIIQKYDIDEEDLKDALEEISKLSPKVGGNFDTQTITINQEIIPDFVIQVKDGMVIPMLNSKNAPTLRVSEEYKDILTTYSHDKNSSEHKQAALFIKQKLDAAKWYIDAINQRQNTLLQTITAIVKFQKDYFITGDEKSLRPMILKDIADITGFDISTISRVVKSKYADTSNGILYLKDLFSDSLTNDDGEEVSTKEIKNHLQEVISKENKRKPLTDDALVVILKEQGYNIARRTIAKYREQLNIPVARLRKEL, from the coding sequence ATGCTTAGACAACACTTACAACTCAAATTAGGACAGAAGTTAGCGCCTCAGCAGATTCAGTTGATGAAGCTTATTCAGCTTCATACATTGGAGTTTGAAGAGGAATTGGAGAGAGAGTTAGAGGAAAATCCAGCGTTGGAAATCGCTAAAGAAGAATCTAAGGAAGATGATTATGCTTCTTTGGAGGACGCTTATGAAAATGAGGGTACGGAAAGCATTGAAACTGATTTTGATGTTAACGATTATCTTTACGATGATGAGCCTACTTATAAAACAGCTTCAAGCAACTATTCTGCAGATGATGAAGAATTTGATAACGAAAGCCTTTTAACGGAAGGCCAGTCTTTATATGATTATTTATTGGAGCAGATTCATCTTGCCAATATTAATGAAGAAGACGTAAAAATTGCCGAATATATTATCGGAAACCTAGATACAGACGGATATTTAAGACGAGAGATCAAAGCAATTGTGGACGATCTTGCCTTTTCTCAGGGTATTTATACAACCAAAGAGAAAGTGGATGATGTTCTTGAAAACTACGTTCAGAAATTAGATCCGCCTGGTGTTGGGGCAAGAGGTTTGCAGGAATGTTTATTGTTGCAGATCGAGAAAAAAGTAAGCTCTGATAAAGCGGTTTCTTTGGCAGCCAATATTTTGAGACATCAGTTCGATGCCTTGACGAATAAACACTACAACAAAATCATTCAGAAATATGATATTGATGAAGAGGATTTAAAGGATGCATTGGAAGAGATTTCCAAGTTATCTCCAAAAGTAGGAGGGAATTTTGATACTCAGACGATTACGATCAATCAGGAAATTATTCCAGATTTTGTCATTCAGGTGAAGGATGGAATGGTTATCCCAATGTTGAACAGTAAAAATGCTCCAACTTTAAGAGTTTCTGAAGAATATAAAGATATTTTAACAACGTATTCTCACGATAAAAACTCTTCTGAGCATAAGCAGGCAGCTTTATTTATCAAACAAAAGCTAGATGCTGCAAAATGGTATATTGATGCGATCAATCAACGTCAGAATACCTTATTACAGACTATTACGGCTATCGTTAAATTCCAGAAAGATTATTTCATTACCGGAGACGAAAAGTCTTTGAGACCAATGATTCTAAAGGATATTGCCGATATTACAGGTTTTGATATTTCTACCATTTCAAGAGTGGTAAAAAGCAAATATGCAGATACTTCCAACGGTATTCTGTATCTTAAAGATCTATTCTCGGATAGTTTAACGAATGATGATGGAGAAGAAGTTTCAACAAAAGAGATTAAAAATCATCTTCAGGAGGTGATCAGCAAAGAGAATAAAAGAAAACCTCTTACCGATGATGCTTTAGTTGTTATCTTAAAAGAACAAGGCTATAATATTGCAAGAAGAACCATTGCAAAATACAGAGAACAGCTGAATATTCCTGTTGCCAGATTAAGAAAAGAATTATAA
- the asnS gene encoding asparagine--tRNA ligase, with protein sequence MKKQTIKEILQDYKKVLHHDITVYGWVRTFRANRFIALNDGSTINNLQIVVDFENFDEEIISKISTASSLKIVGEVVESQGAGQAVEIVAKKIIILGDNFTEERDKTILQPKKHSLETLRDQAHLRFRTNLFGAVFRVRHAVSFAVHSFFNKNQFFYINTPVITGADAEGAGEMFGVTNFDLNNIPRDEQGDIDFAQDFFGKKTNLTVSGQLEGETAAMGLGRIYTFGPTFRAENSNTTRHLAEFWMVEPEVAFNNLEDNIDLAEDFLKYVIQYVLDNCKDDLDFLDKRFAEEQKSKPEKDRAKEGLIEKLENVIAKRFKRVSYTEAIEILMNSKENKKGKFQYPVENWGTDLQSEHERFLVEKHFECPVVLFDYPKDIKAFYMKLNDDNKTVAAMDVLFPGIGEIIGGSEREARLDVLKQKMAEMHVDEHELWWYLDTRKFGSVPHAGFGLGLERLVLFVTGMTNIRDVIPFPRTPKNAEF encoded by the coding sequence ATGAAAAAGCAAACAATTAAAGAAATCCTACAGGATTACAAAAAGGTATTACATCATGACATTACAGTTTACGGTTGGGTAAGAACTTTCCGTGCGAATCGCTTTATTGCACTTAATGATGGTTCTACGATTAATAATTTGCAGATAGTTGTTGATTTCGAAAATTTTGACGAAGAAATTATCAGTAAAATCAGTACGGCATCTTCTTTAAAAATTGTTGGTGAAGTTGTAGAGAGCCAAGGAGCAGGGCAAGCGGTGGAAATTGTAGCTAAAAAGATTATCATTTTAGGGGATAACTTCACAGAAGAAAGAGACAAAACCATTCTTCAGCCTAAAAAACACTCATTAGAAACATTGAGAGATCAGGCGCATTTGAGATTCAGAACTAATTTATTTGGTGCTGTTTTCAGAGTACGTCACGCAGTGAGTTTTGCGGTGCATTCTTTCTTTAACAAAAACCAATTCTTTTATATCAATACACCTGTAATCACAGGAGCTGATGCAGAAGGAGCTGGAGAAATGTTTGGGGTAACCAACTTTGATCTTAATAATATTCCAAGAGACGAACAGGGAGATATTGATTTCGCTCAGGATTTCTTTGGTAAAAAAACAAATTTAACGGTTTCTGGTCAACTTGAAGGAGAAACTGCAGCAATGGGATTGGGAAGAATTTATACTTTCGGACCTACTTTCCGTGCTGAAAACTCAAACACAACGCGTCACCTTGCAGAATTCTGGATGGTTGAGCCGGAAGTTGCCTTCAACAACCTTGAAGATAACATCGACTTAGCAGAAGATTTCTTGAAATATGTTATTCAATATGTTTTAGATAACTGTAAAGATGATCTTGACTTCCTAGACAAGCGTTTTGCCGAAGAACAGAAATCAAAACCGGAAAAAGACAGAGCAAAAGAAGGTCTTATTGAAAAATTAGAAAATGTTATTGCTAAGCGTTTCAAACGTGTAAGTTATACAGAAGCTATTGAGATCTTAATGAACTCAAAAGAAAATAAGAAAGGGAAGTTCCAGTATCCGGTTGAAAATTGGGGAACTGATCTTCAATCTGAGCACGAAAGATTTTTAGTTGAAAAACACTTCGAGTGCCCTGTAGTTTTATTTGATTATCCAAAAGATATCAAAGCATTCTACATGAAGCTGAATGATGATAACAAAACCGTTGCTGCAATGGACGTTCTTTTCCCGGGAATCGGAGAAATTATCGGAGGTTCAGAAAGAGAAGCGAGATTAGATGTATTAAAACAAAAAATGGCAGAAATGCATGTAGATGAGCACGAACTTTGGTGGTATTTAGATACCAGAAAATTCGGTTCTGTTCCGCATGCAGGGTTTGGATTAGGATTGGAAAGACTGGTTCTTTTCGTAACAGGGATGACCAACATCAGAGATGTGATTCCTTTCCCGAGAACACCGAAAAATGCTGAATTTTAG
- a CDS encoding CDP-alcohol phosphatidyltransferase family protein codes for MKTIPYILIAIRFILAPIITSLAYFKGEESKFLILILMYFGLLTDIFDGIIARKVGVSSEKLRRLDSQTDLVFWLSLGFASYFLNPELIKTEWLSILLIFIMEALCYIISIWKFGKETCTHAFLSKMWGLSLLIAFTYLIGFQEAGWAFYLTIVLGLVSHIDVILIVLILPKWQFDIPSSYHAWKIRNGKQRKKTIFFN; via the coding sequence ATGAAAACAATACCTTATATCTTAATCGCTATCAGATTCATTCTAGCGCCCATTATTACTTCTTTAGCCTATTTTAAAGGAGAAGAATCAAAGTTTTTAATTCTCATATTAATGTACTTTGGATTATTAACAGATATTTTTGATGGAATTATCGCAAGAAAAGTTGGTGTTTCATCCGAAAAATTAAGAAGGTTAGACAGTCAGACCGATTTGGTTTTCTGGTTGTCATTAGGTTTTGCTTCGTATTTTCTTAATCCTGAATTAATTAAAACCGAATGGTTAAGCATTCTTTTAATTTTTATCATGGAAGCACTCTGTTACATCATAAGCATTTGGAAATTCGGAAAAGAAACCTGTACTCATGCATTTTTATCGAAAATGTGGGGACTTAGCTTGTTGATCGCTTTTACGTATTTAATAGGATTTCAAGAAGCGGGCTGGGCATTTTATCTCACAATTGTGTTGGGACTTGTTTCTCATATTGATGTTATTTTAATTGTTTTAATCCTTCCAAAATGGCAATTTGATATTCCAAGTTCTTATCACGCCTGGAAAATTAGAAATGGGAAGCAGAGGAAAAAAACGATATTCTTTAATTAA
- a CDS encoding XRE family transcriptional regulator produces MHQERLLKEIRKKIGDKSLNDEIANILNISYDAAHRRTSLKAKFSFEEALELAKHYQISLNQFITSDHQIVVQKTSGVTETEDLQSFFQNNLSVFENLPLSDGITIYYSAKDIPFFYTLSDTLLSRFKIYVWMNLLNAKQVFMPFLKFSPPSFETNTKELKKKYEEQNVVELWNNMTISSILQQISFYYDTGLLQKNEAKVILDELKELIEYIEQKTENNPKFHLYENELMHLSNDIFFHHPKQSLFAIPTNMFGYILINDAKTCGETLNYFEHQIKNSKSMATSGSRDRKIFFNKMYEQIENLKLKL; encoded by the coding sequence ATGCATCAGGAACGTTTGCTTAAAGAAATACGTAAGAAAATTGGAGATAAATCTTTGAATGACGAGATCGCCAATATTCTTAATATAAGCTATGATGCAGCACACAGAAGAACTTCATTGAAGGCAAAATTCAGTTTTGAGGAGGCTTTGGAATTGGCAAAACATTATCAGATTTCATTGAATCAATTCATCACTTCAGATCATCAAATCGTAGTACAAAAAACTTCGGGAGTAACTGAAACGGAGGATTTACAGTCTTTTTTTCAAAATAATCTCAGTGTTTTTGAAAATCTGCCACTTTCTGATGGAATAACGATTTATTATTCAGCGAAGGATATTCCGTTTTTTTATACACTTTCAGACACTTTGCTTTCCCGTTTCAAAATTTATGTCTGGATGAATTTGTTGAATGCAAAACAGGTTTTCATGCCATTTCTAAAGTTTTCACCGCCTTCGTTTGAGACAAATACAAAAGAATTAAAAAAGAAATATGAGGAACAAAATGTAGTAGAATTATGGAATAATATGACAATTTCCAGCATTTTACAGCAGATCTCTTTTTATTATGATACCGGACTTTTACAAAAAAATGAAGCGAAGGTTATTTTGGATGAGCTCAAAGAATTGATTGAATATATTGAACAAAAAACGGAAAACAATCCAAAATTTCATTTGTATGAAAATGAATTGATGCATCTTTCCAATGACATTTTTTTTCATCATCCCAAGCAGTCGCTTTTTGCTATACCAACCAATATGTTTGGATATATTTTGATTAATGATGCTAAAACCTGTGGTGAAACATTAAATTATTTTGAACATCAGATAAAAAATTCAAAATCGATGGCTACTTCCGGAAGTCGTGACAGAAAAATATTCTTCAATAAAATGTATGAGCAGATTGAAAATTTAAAGCTAAAATTATGA
- a CDS encoding AraC family transcriptional regulator: MNTLRNGQFFGQTNETLDFDGLIITDTEYTHPYVDWHYHENAYFTFILQGNVIEGNKKEIYECSAGTLLYHHWEDPHYNIKPDGFTRGFHIEIPREWFESLNVSKDNIEGSFNIKNPELKLSMYKIFKESKINDIESEASTQELLLTIFNELSSKKTLSEKKPIWVKQIDELLHETYTEKLNLKGLSNTLNIHPIHLSRDFNKYFQCNLGDYVRKLKINKSLSILPTNEKSLTEIALECGFADQSHFIRCFKENMGVTPLKYRKILE; this comes from the coding sequence ATGAATACACTCCGTAACGGACAATTTTTCGGACAAACAAATGAAACCCTCGACTTTGACGGGTTGATTATTACCGATACGGAATACACTCATCCTTACGTCGATTGGCATTATCATGAGAACGCTTATTTCACCTTTATTCTTCAGGGAAATGTGATCGAAGGAAACAAAAAGGAAATCTATGAATGTTCAGCAGGAACTTTGCTCTATCATCATTGGGAGGATCCTCATTATAACATAAAACCGGACGGTTTTACAAGAGGTTTCCATATTGAAATCCCCAGAGAGTGGTTTGAGAGTCTCAACGTTTCAAAAGATAATATTGAAGGAAGTTTTAATATTAAAAATCCTGAATTAAAGTTGTCGATGTACAAAATATTTAAAGAAAGTAAAATCAATGACATTGAGTCGGAAGCCTCGACGCAAGAGCTTTTATTAACTATTTTTAATGAATTATCTTCCAAAAAAACACTTTCTGAAAAGAAACCAATTTGGGTAAAACAAATTGATGAATTATTGCATGAAACTTATACCGAAAAACTGAATTTAAAAGGGCTTTCAAACACTTTAAATATCCATCCGATACATCTCAGCAGAGATTTTAATAAATATTTTCAATGCAATCTTGGAGATTACGTCAGGAAATTAAAGATCAATAAATCGTTATCCATTCTTCCTACCAACGAAAAATCTTTAACTGAAATTGCTTTAGAATGTGGTTTTGCAGATCAAAGTCATTTTATTCGATGCTTTAAGGAAAATATGGGAGTGACACCGCTGAAATATCGAAAAATTTTGGAATAA
- a CDS encoding serine hydrolase domain-containing protein, whose translation MKPISIFILSLIFNLSFGQTKNLVTPEKIDNSVQKNHLNTVLFLDKVIALENLKESDLLKSMTLQEDKDLDIRVFMDNSLVNYLHEIDPALTTDELLKKGNYQFSFYVDGKLIYTENLNTGAGTAENKKLKTNFRIPLLSSNNEDSWGRYLWSRFYLANNGIDALGDGNHVLKIEIRPYLKSSTVKIGNIIAKGEINLIIPKKNIPERQIAIQSIKPNSGWKVSNDQFNVEKIRALNQKIAENRFKDITSIVVIKNDKLLLEEYFNHYERDSLNDTRSVGKSFASALTGIAIKDGYLKNEDQKLSEFYDLKSFKNYSPSKDNVTIKSLFTMSSAFEGNDENEDSPGNEENMYPTDNWVKFTLDVPMTENTIGKNWSYFTAGVVVTGDILDKNIPGGLEKYADQKIFKPLGINNYKWQYTPQHKISLAGGLKMNSLNFAKFGQLYKNNGVWNGKKLIDKTWIKKSFTNYFPDNKDFEGYGYLFWRKVYKVGNKSFEAYQCSGNGGNKIIMFIEIPLVIVITARAYNKSYAHPQSEKIVKEYILPAVYEQ comes from the coding sequence ATGAAACCAATCTCTATATTTATTCTGTCGTTGATATTTAATTTATCTTTTGGACAAACTAAAAATCTTGTAACTCCTGAGAAAATTGATAATTCTGTTCAGAAAAATCATTTGAATACAGTTCTTTTTTTAGACAAAGTAATTGCCTTAGAAAATCTTAAAGAAAGTGACCTTTTAAAAAGCATGACCTTGCAGGAAGATAAAGATCTTGATATCAGAGTCTTTATGGATAATTCTTTGGTTAATTATTTACATGAAATTGACCCAGCTCTTACCACTGATGAATTACTAAAAAAAGGAAATTATCAGTTCTCTTTTTATGTTGACGGAAAATTAATTTATACCGAAAACCTGAATACAGGTGCCGGAACAGCCGAAAATAAAAAATTAAAAACAAACTTCAGAATTCCTTTGTTAAGTTCCAATAATGAAGATTCCTGGGGAAGATATTTGTGGAGTCGGTTTTATCTTGCCAATAATGGAATTGATGCTTTGGGAGATGGAAATCATGTTTTAAAAATCGAAATAAGACCTTATCTAAAATCTTCAACAGTAAAAATTGGGAATATCATTGCAAAAGGTGAGATCAATTTAATTATTCCTAAAAAGAATATTCCTGAACGACAGATTGCGATTCAATCTATTAAACCAAACAGCGGTTGGAAAGTCTCAAATGATCAATTTAATGTCGAGAAAATCAGAGCTTTAAATCAAAAAATTGCCGAAAACAGATTCAAAGATATTACAAGTATTGTTGTTATTAAAAATGACAAACTTCTTTTGGAGGAATACTTTAATCATTACGAAAGAGACAGCTTAAACGACACTCGTTCAGTCGGAAAATCTTTTGCTTCGGCTTTAACTGGAATTGCCATAAAAGATGGCTATCTTAAAAATGAAGATCAAAAACTTAGTGAATTTTATGACTTGAAATCATTCAAAAATTATTCTCCTTCCAAAGACAATGTTACTATAAAAAGCTTATTTACAATGAGTTCCGCCTTTGAAGGTAACGATGAGAATGAAGATTCTCCCGGAAATGAGGAAAACATGTACCCAACCGACAATTGGGTGAAATTTACACTGGATGTTCCCATGACAGAAAATACTATCGGTAAAAACTGGAGCTATTTCACTGCTGGCGTTGTTGTTACAGGTGATATTCTAGATAAAAATATCCCCGGTGGATTGGAGAAATATGCTGATCAAAAGATTTTTAAACCATTGGGAATCAATAATTACAAATGGCAGTATACGCCACAACATAAAATATCGCTAGCAGGAGGCCTGAAAATGAACAGCTTAAACTTTGCAAAATTCGGACAACTGTATAAAAATAACGGAGTATGGAATGGAAAAAAATTAATAGATAAAACCTGGATCAAAAAATCATTCACTAATTATTTCCCTGACAATAAAGACTTTGAAGGCTACGGATATCTATTTTGGAGAAAAGTATATAAAGTTGGAAACAAAAGTTTTGAAGCCTATCAATGTAGTGGAAACGGCGGAAACAAAATCATTATGTTCATAGAAATTCCTTTAGTGATCGTCATTACAGCAAGAGCTTATAATAAATCTTACGCCCATCCACAATCTGAAAAAATAGTAAAGGAGTATATATTACCCGCAGTTTATGAGCAATAA
- the rimM gene encoding ribosome maturation factor RimM (Essential for efficient processing of 16S rRNA), with protein sequence MRKEDCYLLGKITRRHGLAGNVILKLDTDQPELYNKLESIFVEINGLLVPFFIAKSSWSKLDALNLAFKNSSEALVDQSLGKNVYLPLATLPKLSGKQFYYHEIIGYNILDENDNDCGVIRSVNDQTAQVYFVTNLDGKEVVVPMIKDWILEVDREERIIKMQLPEGLIDVFLVPSKKYE encoded by the coding sequence ATGCGTAAAGAAGATTGCTATTTACTAGGAAAAATCACACGCAGACATGGCCTTGCGGGTAATGTAATCCTTAAATTGGACACAGACCAGCCTGAGCTTTACAATAAACTGGAATCAATATTCGTTGAGATCAACGGATTATTGGTTCCTTTTTTTATTGCAAAATCATCTTGGAGCAAATTAGATGCTCTGAATCTTGCCTTTAAAAACTCTTCTGAGGCTTTAGTAGACCAATCTTTAGGGAAAAACGTTTACTTGCCATTGGCTACTTTGCCGAAACTTTCAGGGAAGCAGTTTTATTATCACGAGATCATCGGATATAATATTCTTGATGAAAATGATAATGACTGTGGGGTTATCAGATCTGTAAATGATCAGACCGCTCAGGTTTACTTCGTTACAAACTTAGACGGAAAAGAAGTTGTGGTCCCTATGATCAAAGACTGGATTCTGGAAGTAGATAGAGAAGAAAGAATCATCAAAATGCAACTTCCTGAAGGTCTTATCGATGTCTTTTTAGTTCCTTCTAAAAAATACGAATAA
- a CDS encoding 30S ribosomal protein S16 has translation MSVKIRLQRHGSKGRPFFHIVVADARARRDGRFIEKLGTYNPITNPATIDLNVDAAVKWLNNGAQPTDTARAILSYKGALYKKHLQGGVAKGSFDEAEAEKRFAAWVDAKEQKVQGKVEGLTKAQSDAKKAALDAEVKVNEARVAAAAQVIADAKAAEEAANAPAEEVVAEATEGEAPAAETTEENTEA, from the coding sequence ATGTCAGTAAAAATCAGATTACAAAGACACGGATCAAAAGGGAGACCTTTTTTCCACATCGTGGTTGCAGATGCTAGAGCTAGAAGAGATGGTAGATTCATCGAGAAACTAGGTACTTACAACCCAATTACTAACCCTGCGACTATCGATTTGAACGTTGATGCTGCTGTAAAGTGGTTAAACAACGGAGCTCAACCAACTGATACTGCAAGAGCTATTCTTTCTTACAAAGGAGCACTTTACAAAAAACACTTACAAGGTGGAGTTGCTAAAGGATCTTTTGACGAGGCTGAAGCTGAAAAAAGATTTGCTGCTTGGGTAGATGCTAAAGAACAAAAAGTACAAGGTAAAGTAGAAGGTTTAACTAAGGCTCAATCTGACGCTAAGAAAGCTGCTTTAGATGCTGAAGTTAAAGTAAACGAAGCTAGAGTTGCTGCTGCTGCACAAGTTATTGCTGATGCTAAAGCTGCTGAAGAGGCTGCTAACGCACCTGCTGAAGAAGTTGTTGCTGAAGCTACAGAAGGAGAAGCTCCTGCTGCTGAAACTACTGAAGAAAACACTGAAGCTTAA